One Methylorubrum extorquens genomic window, GGCGGCCCGCGACGCGCGCTATGCCGCCCGCAAGGCCAACGTCAAGATTCGTCGCTGAGCCTCCCGCGGACGCCCCCGGACCTCCGGGAGCACCGCAAAGCCGATCCGCCAAACCGATCGGCCGTTTTCGACACGACCACGCGCGCCGGACGCTTCGAGCCCGGCGCGTTTTCTTTTGCCCCTCCGCCGCGTCATGACGCGATGTGAGACCGCTCGACGGCACCCGGCCGGACGACAGGCGGCATTCTCTGTGGGCAGACGACGCAGTTGATGGCTGCAATCGACCGACAAGGCTTGGCAAGCCCGTTTCCCACGACGTTAGAGTGCCGCACACAGAGCCCGGTCGCGAACCGTTCTCGCCCCGGCGACGAAGGTGCGGCGGACGGTTTGCGAGAGGCGATTCGATCGCCGCACATGCGCGCGGCAGCGAGCGCCGGGGCCGAACAAGGAGGGTCGAGCATTGCGTGTCCTGGGCAACCACTTCGGTCTGCCGGCCCGGCGCGGTCTGACCGCGGCCGGCCTGCTTCTCGGCACGCTTCTCGGCATCGGCATGGGAACCGGCCTCGGTCCGTCGCCCGCCGCTGCGCAGAGCGAGCCGCCGATCCGCAGCGCGGAGGACGCGTTCTGCCGCAGCGAGGCGCGGGCGCAGGTCTTCTCCGCCCCGGACCCGCTCAATCTCGGCCTGCGCGAGATCGGCCGCCGCATCTGGGCGAGCTGCATGGACCGGACCCAGCGCAAGGCCCATCCGCACAAGGGACAGAAACCGCGCAAGCGCCGCCATCGCTGAGCGCAAAACTTCCCTCGCACGCGAGCGTGGCCGTCCCCACATCCTGCCGGAGATCAAAGCAGGAGACGCTTGATGGGCTTACTCGACGGGCTGCTCGGGCACGGCAGCGACCTCTCCGCGGACGAGGTGGACCGGCAGCTCGCCGGGGTGCTGGCGCCGGGCGAGAGCGTGCGCGTCGCCTTCAAGGTGATCCGCGACCTGATGGTCTTCACCGACCGCCGCCTGATCCTGGTCGATCGCCAGGGCATGACCGGCCGCAAGGTCGAGTACCTGACCGTGCCCTACCGCGCGATCACCTCGTTCTCGGTGGAGACCGCGGGCAGCTTCGACATGGATTCGGAGTTGAAGATCTGGGTCTCGGGGCGGCCCGACCCGATCCAGCGTACGCTCAAGCGCGGCGCCGACATTTTGGGGATTCAGCAGGCCATCGCCGGCTCCCTGAAATAGGCCTCCGCCATGACTTCGAGGAAGGATGGGTCCGAGCCGGGCTTGACGGTCCGGCGCCTCGGCCCCGGCGATATCCCGTCGATGCGCGCCCTCAACGCCCTGTTCGGACGCGCCTTCGCCGAGCCCGACACCTACGGCGCCACGCCGCCGGACGACGCCTACCTCGCGGACCTGCTGGCCAAGGCGCATGTCGCGGTGCTGGTGGCGGAGCGCGACGGCACCGTTCTGGGTGGCCTCGTCGCCTACGAACTCGACAAGTTCGAGCAGGCACGGCGCGAGATCTACCTCTACGATCTCGCCGTCGAGGCCGAGCACCGCCGCCGCGGCATCGCCACGGCGCTGATCCGGCAGCTTCAGGCCCATGCCGCGCGCCGGGGCGCATGGGTCGTCTTCGTCCAGGGCGATCCCGGCGACGGTCCGGCGCTCGCGCTCTACGACCGGCTCGGCACCCGCGAGGACGTCCTGCATTTCGACCTGCCCGTCGGCCCCCTGCCCTTGCCATAGGGAGCAAATCCCTCTAAAGGCCCGGCCTTCGCGTTCGCTCCGGCCGGGGGCTGAACGGACGGTGCCGTTTACGGCACAGGGTGTTCTTCCGAGAAATCCCGTCGTCCGGTGTCTCCGCCTTCGATCAACCGCTCGGGCCATCATCACGGCTCGAAGGGCTTGGCGCCGAGAGAATGCGGGATGAACCGGCCCGACAACCCGCGACGCGCGGGCGGGCTTCCTTATGGCAAGGAAAGGCCCAAGAATGCCTCTCTACGAGCACGTCTTCCTGGCGCGCCAGGACGTGACGGCCCAGCAGGTCGAGACCATGGTCGAGACCTACAAGGGCGTCATCGAGACGGGTGGCGGCACGATCGAGAAGATCGAGTCCTGGGGCGTCAAGTCCCTCGCCTACCGTATCAAGAAGAACCGCAAGGCGCATTTCACGCTCCTCAACATCTCCGCCCCCCCGGCCGCCCTGGCCGAGATGGAGCGCCAGATGCAGATCTCCGAGGACGTGCTGCGCTTCATGACCGTCCGCGTCGAGCAGCTGGAGGCCGAGCCTTCCGCGATGATGCAGAAGCGCGACCGCGACGACCGGAAGGACCGCGACCGCGGTGACCGTCCGCGCCGCCGCGACGACGACTTCGGTGGCGGCGACCGTAGTGATCGCGGCGACCGCGGCGACCGTCCCGAGCGCAACTTCGGCGGGGAGAACTGATCATGGCATTCGGTGCTGGTGGTGGCGGCGGTGGCCGTCGTCCGTTCTTCCGTCGTCGCAAGAGCTGCCCGTTCTCGGGCGAGAACGCTCCCAAGATCGACTACAAGGACGTGAAGCTGCTCTCCCGCTACGTCTCGGAGCGCGGCAAGATCGTTCCCTCGCGCATCACGGCGGTTTCGGCCAAGAAGCAGCGCGAGCTTGCCCAGGCGATCAAGCGCTCGCGCTTCCTCGGCCTGCTGCCCTACGTCATCAAGTAGGGTTTTCTGCCGGCCCTCACGGGGGCCGGCCATCACCGTGAGGGCGGCCTTTCCGAAAAGGGGCCGTCCGATCGTTGGGGCCTCGTTTCTTAGCCCCTAACCCTGCCCATCACGGGACAGCGGGACAGCGGACCTTATGACCAAGGACATTCCCGTCGGCGCCGGTGCCGGCCTCGTGGCGGCGCTGCTGTTCGGCGTGCTGCTCAAGGCCACGACGCTCTCGATCCTTCTCTACCTGCTCGCCCCGCTGCCGATCCTCATCGTCGGCCTGGGCTGGAGCCATCGTGCGGCGCTCGCCGCCGTCGTTGCGGGTGGGTTGGCGCTCGCGCTCTTCATCTCGCCCTATCTCGGCCTTGCCTTCGCGGCCTACCTCGCCATCCCCGCGTGGTGGCTCGCCTATCTCGCCCTGCTCGGCCGGCCGAACGCGGACGGCACGATCGAGTGGTATCCCACCGGGCGCCTGCTCGCCTGGGTCGCCGGCACCGCAGCGCTCGCCTTCATCGCCATCGCCGTCATCGCCTCGCCCGACTACGACACCTTTCGCACGCAGCTCACCACGATGAGCCGCCGGATCGTGCAGGTTCAGGTGCAGCGCGGCCGGATTCCCGCCCCTCCCCCGAGCGGCACCGCGAACGAGACCCCGGCCGGGAACGCTGAGCCCGCCGACGCGTCGCCGCAGGCTGGTGCGCCGACCGACGAGCCGCAGAAGGCCGACGACCTCGCCAGCGAGGTCGCCGACGCGCTGGCGACTGTCGCGCCCGCGATCGCCGCCCAGGGTCTCACGATCCTGTTCACCTTCTACCTCTGGGCCGCCGCCCGCATCGTGCAGATCTCGGGGCGCCTGCTCCGGCCCTGGCCCGACCTCCCCTCCACGATGATGCCGCGGTCCACGCTGCTGGTCTTCGCCGCCGCCCTGACGCTGGCGATGGTGCCCGGCTATCCCGGCGCGCTCGGCATCGCCCTGATCGGCGCGTTCAGTGCGGCCTTCGCGCTCCAGGGGCTCGCCGCCTTCCATGACCGCAGCCGCGGCCGGCCGGGGCGTTTCGCCCTGCTCGCCGGCCTCTACGTTCTGCTGTTCCTCACGCAAGGGGTGGCCATGCTCGCCCTGATCCTGTTCGGCATTGCCGATACCGCCCTCGACCGGCGCCGCCCGAAAGCTCGCGGCGACGCCTGATCGTACCCGCTTCCAAGCAACCTCAAGGAGAAGCCCCATGGAAGTCATCCTGCTCGAACGCGTCGCTAAGCTCGGCCAGATGGGCGAGACCGTGAACGTGCGTCCCGGCTACGCCCGCAACTTCCTGCTCGCCCGCGGCAAGGCCCTGCGCGCCACCGAGAACAACAAGAAGCATTTCGAGGCCCAGCGCGCCCAGCTCGAAGCCCGCAACCTCGAGCGCCGCAACGAGGCCCAGACGGTGGCCGAGAAGCTCGACGGCCAGAGCTTCGTGCTGATCCGCCAGTCCGGCGAGACCGGTGTGCTCTACGGCTCGGTCTCGACCCGCGACCTCGCCGAGGTCGTCACCAAGGAGGGCTTCAGCGTCGAGCGCGGCCAGTTCGTGCTCAACCAGCCGATCAAGACGCTGGGCCTGCACACCGTGCCGGTGACGCTCCACCCCGAGGTCGAGGTGAAGGTGACCGTCAACATCGCCCGTTCGCCGGAAGAGGCCGAGCGTCAGGCCCGCGGCGAGTCGGTGACCGAGCGCGAGCAGTTCAACCTCGACGACCTCGGCCTCGAAGTCGGCCAGGCGCTCGCCGATGCCGGCGAGGGCGCCGACGACCGCGGCTAAGTCCGGGATTGCGAAGGGATCATCCCTTCGCCGGGGGATCGGGGCAGCGCCCCGATCTCTTCCAAGGCTCCGCCCTGGACCCGCGAAAGGGCTTACCCTTTCGAACCCCCTGACAGCCGCATAAGCGGTGGAGAACGGGGATGCGCCGGCCTCCGGCGTTGACTTGTTCTCAATTCGTTCCAGCATGACGCCCGCGATTCCCGTTGCCGGGAGCCGCGGGCGTCTCGCGTTTCGGCACCCGTGGCATGAGCGTCGCAGCCGCCTCCGGTGAGGTCGGCTAAGGAAGGCTTCACCATCCCGAGGCAAGGTCCGGCGGGCATGAAACGGGGCGGCCAGCCCGCCCGCATCGGAGCGACGGACAAGCGCCATGGCCCTGCCCAACGCCCTCACGGCCAATCTCGAGACGGTGCAGCCCGAATACCGGGTGCCGCCGCACAACATCGACGCGGAGCAGGCCCTGCTCGGCGCGATCATGGTCAACAACGACGCCTATTACCGTGTCTCGGACTTCCTGCTGCCCGAGCACTTCATGGAGGCGGTGCACCGCCAGATCTTCGAGGTCTCGGTCTCGCTGATCAAGGCGGGCAAGCTCGCCACGCCGATCACGCTCAAGACCTATCTCGGCGACATCGACCTCGGCGGCGTCACGCCGATGCAGTACCTCGCGCGGCTGGCGGCCGAGGCGACCACCGTCATCAACGCGGGCGAGTACGGCCGCACCATCTACGATCTGGCGATCCGCCGCCGCCTCATCACCATCGGCGAGGATCTGGTCAACGGCGCCTACGAGGCGCCCGTCGAGTCGAGGCCCCGCGACCAGATCGAGGCGACCGAGCGCCGGCTCTACGAGCTGGCCGAATCCGGCAAGTACGACGGCGGCTTCCAGAAATTCTCCGACGCGCTGACCGCGGCCATCGACATGGCGGCCAAAGCCTACCAGCGCGACGGCAAGCTCTCGGGCATCTCCACGGGGCTCACCGACCTCGACGCCAAGATGGGCGGGCTGCAGCCCTCCGACCTCATCATCCTCGCGGGGCGCCCGGCCATGGGCAAGACCTCGCTCGTGACCAACATCGCCTTCAACATCGCCAAGGCCTATCGCGGCGAGAAGCAGCCCGACGGCACCATGCAGACCGTCAACGGCGGCATCGTCGGCTTCTTCTCGCTCGAAATGTCGGCCGAGCAATTGGCGACCCGTATCATCGCCGAGCAGTCCGGCGTGCCGTCCTACAAGATCCGCCGCGGCGACATCCGCCCGGAGGACTTCTACAAGATCACCGACGCCGCCCGGGACATGCAGACGATCCCGTTCTACATCGACCAGACCGGCGGCATCTCGATCGCCCAGCTCGCCGCCCGCGCGCGCCGCCTCAAGCGCCAGAAGGGCCTCGACCTCCTCATCATCGACTATCTCCAGCTCCTCTCCGGCTCCGGCAAGAAGAGCGACAACCGCGTGCAGGAGATGACCGAGATCACCACCGGCATGAAGGCTCTGGCCAAGGAGCTGGCGGTGCCGATCATCGGCCTGTCGCAGCTCTCGCGTCAGGTCGAGAACCGCGACGACAAGCGGCCCCAGCTCTCCGACCTGCGCGAATCCGGCTCGATCGAGCAGGACGCCGACGTGGTGATGTTCGTGTTCCGCGAGGAGTATTACGTCGGCAACAAGAAGCCGCGCGAGGGCACGGAGGAGTTCTTCGCCTGGGAGGCCGAGATGCAGCGCGTCCACGGCAAGGCCGAAGTCATCCTGGGCAAGCAGCGCCACGGCCCGACCGGCACGGTGGAGTTGCAGTTCGACGCCAACATCACCCGGTTCTCGAACCTGGCGCAGAGCGACCGGATGCCGGAGCAGATGTGATATCGGTGGCCGGATCGACGGTCCGGTCCCGTCTCCGCCGGGGCGTTCCCCGCAGGAGTCTGTCATAGCGCCCCTAGAATCCCTCCCGGAAAACCCGACCACGGGCGATCCATTCCCGAGCGACCACGGCGCCCGCCTGACGGTCGATCTCTCGGCCGTGGTGGCGAACTGGCGGACGCTTGCGGCCTGCGCACCGCGGGCCGAGTGCGGTGCCGTGGTGAAGGCGGATGCCTATGGCTGCGGGCTCTCGGCGGTCGCACCCGCCCTGTGGCGGGCGGGCTGCCGGACGTTCTTCGTGGCGCATCTCTCCGAGGGGATCGCCGCGCGCGCCGCGCTGCCGGACGCCGCGCTCTACGTGCTCAACGGTCTGCCGCCCGGCAGCGCGGAGAGGTTCTGCGCCCACCGCCTGCGCCCGGTCCTGGGAGACGTGCAAGAACTCGCCGAGTGGGCCGAGGCCACGCAGGGCGTGTGGCCGGCCGCGCTCCATATCGATACCGGCATGAACCGGCTCGGCCTCTCCGTGGCGGAGGCTCTGGCGCTGGCCGGCGATCCGGTGATCGCGCGGGCCGGCATCGACCTCGTGATGAGCCATCTCGTCAGCGCGGAACTGCCCGGCGATCCGCTCAACGCGCGCCAAGCCGCCGATTTCGCTTCGGTGAGGGCGGCCTTTCCGCAGATGCGCGCCTCGCTCGCCAATTCCTCGGGCACCTGCCTCGCGGACGACGCCCGCCACGACCTGCTGCGGCCGGGCTATTCGCTCTTCGGCGGCAATCCGGAGCCGGGCCAACCCAATCCGATGCGGCCGGTGGTGCGGCTGGAGGCGACGATCCTGCAGGTCCGCGACGTCGAGGCCGGCGCGACCTGCGGCTACAACGGACGCTGGCAGGCCCCTGCCCCGCGCCGGCTGGCCACACTCTCGCTCGGCTATGCCGACGGTTATCCCCGCTCGGCCAGCAATCGCGGCCACGCGCTGGTCGGCGGCGTGCCCTGCCCGATCGTCGGCCTGATCTCGATGGACCTCATCATCCTCGACGTCACCGACGCACCGCAGGCCCGGCGCGGCGGCAAAGCCACGCTGATCGGCGATAGGCTCGACATCGACACGGTGGGCCACGCCGCCGGCACCATCGGCTACGAGATCCTGACGGGGCTGGGTTCCCGTTATGTTCGCTCTTATGTAGAGTGACGAACAGCCGTCCCGCCGGTCTCCTTCACAGACACCCCCTCCCCGAATGGCCAAGATCCAACAGACCTTCGTCTGCCAGTCCTGCGGGGCGGTCTACAACCGCTGGCGCGGGCGCTGCGAGGCCTGCAACGGCTGGAACACGATCCAGGAGGAGGTCGCCTCCACCGGTCCGCAATCGGGCCCGGCGGCGACCCGGCCCTCGCGGGCGCGCGGCCGCGTCTTCCCCCTCGAAGGCCTGACCGGCGAGGCCAAGGAGGCGCCACGCACGCCGTCCGGCATCAACGAACTCGACCGCGTCACCGGCGGCGGCTTCGTGCGCGGCTCGGTGATCCTGCTCGGCGGCGATCCCGGCATCGGCAAGTCGACGCTGCTGATGCAGGCCTCCGCCGCCATGGCCAAGAGCGGGGAACGCGTCGCCTACATCTCCGGCGAGGAGGCGGTGGGGCAGGTGCGCCTGCGCGCCGAGCGCCTCGGGCTGGCGGGGCACCCGGTGGAGTTGGCCGCGCAAACGAATGTCGAGGACATCGTCGAGACGCTGTCGCAGGGCCACCCGCCGGCGCTCGTCATCATCGACTCGATCCAGACCATGTGGACCGAGACGGTGGAATCGGCGCCCGGCACCGTCACCCAGGTGCGCTCCTCCGCCCAGGCCCTGATCCGATTCGCCAAGACCACGGGCACGGCCGTCATCCTCGTCGGCCACGTCACCAAGGACGGGCAGATCGCGGGCCCGCGCGTGGTCGAGCACATGGTCGATGCGGTCGCCTCGTTCGAGGGCGACCAGGGCCACCATTTCCGCATCCTGCGCGCCGTGAAGAACCGCTTCGGGCCGACCGACGAGATCGGCGTGTTCGAGATGACCGATGCCGGGCTCGCCGAGGTGCCCAACCCCTCCGCCCTGTTCCTGGCCGGGCGCGACCACGCAGCACCCGGCACCGCCGTCTTTGCCGGAATGGAGGGCACGCGCCCGCTGCTGGTCGAGATCCAGGCGCTCGTCGCCCCCTCCTCGCTCGGCATGCCGCGCCGCGCCGTGGTGGGCTGGGATCCCAACCGCCTGTCGATGGTGCTCGCCGTGCTGGAGGCCCATGGCGGCATCCGGCTCGGAGGGCACGACGTCTACCTCAACGTCGCCGGGGGCCTGCGCATCACCGAACCCGCCGCGGATCTCGCGGTGGCCGCCGCGCTCGTCTCCTCGCTCTCGGGCGCGGCTTTGCCCTCCGACTCGGTCTATTTCGGCGAACTCGGCCTGTCGGGCGCGGTGCGGCCGGTCTCGCAGGCGCCGGCCCGGTTGAAGGAGGCGTTGAAGCTCGGCTTCGGTAAGGCGATCACGCCGCAGGGCCGGGGCGAGACGGGCGACCGTGCCCTGCCGACGGACGCGTTGCGCCACATCGCCGACCTCGTGGCCGGCATCGCCTCGGGCGCGCCGCGCAAGAGCGGGGGGCGGCCCCGGGCCGTGCGGTTCGAGGAAGAGATGTAGCGCGGGCCCGACCGGATCAGAGGGCGTCCTATTCGGGCGCGGGCCGTGCGGCGAGATGCGGCCGCAGGATCGTCAGCATCCGCTCGGCCGAGGTGCCGGGCGGGAAGAAGCCGAGATAGGCGCCCGACCGATCCATCAGGTAGACGAAGGCGGAATGTTCGATGGCGCGGCCGCCGTCGGACCCTGCAATCCGCGCGTAATAGACCTTGTAGGCCTCGGCGGCCCGGCGAACCGCCGCCTCGCTGCCGGTCAGGCCGACCAGACGCGGGTGGAAGTTCGGCACGTAGTCCGCCAGCAGTGCGGCGGTATCGTGCTCGGGGTCGAGCGTGATGAAGAGCGGCTGGACGGCGTCGCCGGCCTCGCCCAGCAGCGTCAGCGCCCGGCCGATCTCCATCAAGTCCGTGGGGCAGACATCCGGGCAGGCGGTGAAGCCGAAATAGATGAGAAGGAGCCGGCCGTGGAAATCGGCCTCCGTCCGCGGCCGCCCCGCCTGATCGATCAGCGCGAACGGGCCGCCGACCGGCTCGCGGTTCCACATCAGCACGTCCATCAGCTCGGCGGCCGAGCGGCGCGGCGGGGTCTCGCCGCGCGCAGGGTCCAAGGCCGCGAGCAGGCAGAGCAGTCCGGCCGCGAGCGTCCGATTACGCACTGAAGACGAGCCGACTGCCGGTCGTCGGGACGATGACGTTGTC contains:
- a CDS encoding SCO family protein; its protein translation is MRNRTLAAGLLCLLAALDPARGETPPRRSAAELMDVLMWNREPVGGPFALIDQAGRPRTEADFHGRLLLIYFGFTACPDVCPTDLMEIGRALTLLGEAGDAVQPLFITLDPEHDTAALLADYVPNFHPRLVGLTGSEAAVRRAAEAYKVYYARIAGSDGGRAIEHSAFVYLMDRSGAYLGFFPPGTSAERMLTILRPHLAARPAPE
- the radA gene encoding DNA repair protein RadA: MAKIQQTFVCQSCGAVYNRWRGRCEACNGWNTIQEEVASTGPQSGPAATRPSRARGRVFPLEGLTGEAKEAPRTPSGINELDRVTGGGFVRGSVILLGGDPGIGKSTLLMQASAAMAKSGERVAYISGEEAVGQVRLRAERLGLAGHPVELAAQTNVEDIVETLSQGHPPALVIIDSIQTMWTETVESAPGTVTQVRSSAQALIRFAKTTGTAVILVGHVTKDGQIAGPRVVEHMVDAVASFEGDQGHHFRILRAVKNRFGPTDEIGVFEMTDAGLAEVPNPSALFLAGRDHAAPGTAVFAGMEGTRPLLVEIQALVAPSSLGMPRRAVVGWDPNRLSMVLAVLEAHGGIRLGGHDVYLNVAGGLRITEPAADLAVAAALVSSLSGAALPSDSVYFGELGLSGAVRPVSQAPARLKEALKLGFGKAITPQGRGETGDRALPTDALRHIADLVAGIASGAPRKSGGRPRAVRFEEEM
- a CDS encoding PH domain-containing protein; protein product: MGLLDGLLGHGSDLSADEVDRQLAGVLAPGESVRVAFKVIRDLMVFTDRRLILVDRQGMTGRKVEYLTVPYRAITSFSVETAGSFDMDSELKIWVSGRPDPIQRTLKRGADILGIQQAIAGSLK
- the rpsR gene encoding 30S ribosomal protein S18; the encoded protein is MAFGAGGGGGGRRPFFRRRKSCPFSGENAPKIDYKDVKLLSRYVSERGKIVPSRITAVSAKKQRELAQAIKRSRFLGLLPYVIK
- a CDS encoding DUF2232 domain-containing protein, which gives rise to MTKDIPVGAGAGLVAALLFGVLLKATTLSILLYLLAPLPILIVGLGWSHRAALAAVVAGGLALALFISPYLGLAFAAYLAIPAWWLAYLALLGRPNADGTIEWYPTGRLLAWVAGTAALAFIAIAVIASPDYDTFRTQLTTMSRRIVQVQVQRGRIPAPPPSGTANETPAGNAEPADASPQAGAPTDEPQKADDLASEVADALATVAPAIAAQGLTILFTFYLWAAARIVQISGRLLRPWPDLPSTMMPRSTLLVFAAALTLAMVPGYPGALGIALIGAFSAAFALQGLAAFHDRSRGRPGRFALLAGLYVLLFLTQGVAMLALILFGIADTALDRRRPKARGDA
- the rpsF gene encoding 30S ribosomal protein S6, whose amino-acid sequence is MPLYEHVFLARQDVTAQQVETMVETYKGVIETGGGTIEKIESWGVKSLAYRIKKNRKAHFTLLNISAPPAALAEMERQMQISEDVLRFMTVRVEQLEAEPSAMMQKRDRDDRKDRDRGDRPRRRDDDFGGGDRSDRGDRGDRPERNFGGEN
- a CDS encoding replicative DNA helicase, with product MALPNALTANLETVQPEYRVPPHNIDAEQALLGAIMVNNDAYYRVSDFLLPEHFMEAVHRQIFEVSVSLIKAGKLATPITLKTYLGDIDLGGVTPMQYLARLAAEATTVINAGEYGRTIYDLAIRRRLITIGEDLVNGAYEAPVESRPRDQIEATERRLYELAESGKYDGGFQKFSDALTAAIDMAAKAYQRDGKLSGISTGLTDLDAKMGGLQPSDLIILAGRPAMGKTSLVTNIAFNIAKAYRGEKQPDGTMQTVNGGIVGFFSLEMSAEQLATRIIAEQSGVPSYKIRRGDIRPEDFYKITDAARDMQTIPFYIDQTGGISIAQLAARARRLKRQKGLDLLIIDYLQLLSGSGKKSDNRVQEMTEITTGMKALAKELAVPIIGLSQLSRQVENRDDKRPQLSDLRESGSIEQDADVVMFVFREEYYVGNKKPREGTEEFFAWEAEMQRVHGKAEVILGKQRHGPTGTVELQFDANITRFSNLAQSDRMPEQM
- the rplI gene encoding 50S ribosomal protein L9; translated protein: MEVILLERVAKLGQMGETVNVRPGYARNFLLARGKALRATENNKKHFEAQRAQLEARNLERRNEAQTVAEKLDGQSFVLIRQSGETGVLYGSVSTRDLAEVVTKEGFSVERGQFVLNQPIKTLGLHTVPVTLHPEVEVKVTVNIARSPEEAERQARGESVTEREQFNLDDLGLEVGQALADAGEGADDRG
- the alr gene encoding alanine racemase, which codes for MAPLESLPENPTTGDPFPSDHGARLTVDLSAVVANWRTLAACAPRAECGAVVKADAYGCGLSAVAPALWRAGCRTFFVAHLSEGIAARAALPDAALYVLNGLPPGSAERFCAHRLRPVLGDVQELAEWAEATQGVWPAALHIDTGMNRLGLSVAEALALAGDPVIARAGIDLVMSHLVSAELPGDPLNARQAADFASVRAAFPQMRASLANSSGTCLADDARHDLLRPGYSLFGGNPEPGQPNPMRPVVRLEATILQVRDVEAGATCGYNGRWQAPAPRRLATLSLGYADGYPRSASNRGHALVGGVPCPIVGLISMDLIILDVTDAPQARRGGKATLIGDRLDIDTVGHAAGTIGYEILTGLGSRYVRSYVE
- a CDS encoding AAC(3)-I family aminoglycoside N-acetyltransferase codes for the protein MTSRKDGSEPGLTVRRLGPGDIPSMRALNALFGRAFAEPDTYGATPPDDAYLADLLAKAHVAVLVAERDGTVLGGLVAYELDKFEQARREIYLYDLAVEAEHRRRGIATALIRQLQAHAARRGAWVVFVQGDPGDGPALALYDRLGTREDVLHFDLPVGPLPLP